The following are from one region of the Lytechinus pictus isolate F3 Inbred chromosome 4, Lp3.0, whole genome shotgun sequence genome:
- the LOC129259560 gene encoding tubulin alpha-8 chain-like: protein MERLSVDYGKKSKLEFAIYPAPQVSTAVVEPYNSVLTTHTTLEHSDCAFMVDNEAIYDICRRNLDIERPTYTNLNRLIGQIVSSITASLRFDGALNVDLTEFQTNLVPYPRIHFPLATYAPVISAEKAYHEQLSVSEITNSLFEPVNQMVKCDPRHGKYMACCLLYRGDVVPKDVNAAIAHIKTKRSIQFVDWCPTGFKVGINYQPPTVVPGGDLAKVQRAVCMLSNTTAIAEAWARLDHKFDLMYAKRAFVHWYVGEGMEEGEFSEAREDLAALEKDYEEVGVDSVDDDAADEDDQDEY, encoded by the coding sequence ATGGAGCGTCTCTCCGTCGATTACGGGAAGAAATCCAAGTTGGAATTCGCCATTTACCCCGCGCCCCAGGTATCTACTGCCGTGGTGGAGCCCTATAATTCTGTTCTCACCACCCACACCACCCTTGAGCACTCTGATTGTGCATTCATGGTCGACAACGAGGCCATCTATGATATCTGCCGTCGAAACCTCGACATTGAGCGTCCCACCTACACTAACCTGAATCGTCTGATCGGCCAGATTGTCTCATCCATAACCGCATCGCTTCGATTCGACGGCGCCCTCAACGTTGACCTAACAGAGTTCCAGACCAACTTGGTTCCCTACCCAAGGATTCATTTCCCACTGGCTACGTATGCTCCTGTAATCTCTGCTGAGAAAGCCTACCACGAGCAACTGAGCGTTTCCGAGATCACTAACTCTCTGTTCGAACCCGTCAACCAGATGGTGAAATGTGACCCGCGTCATGGCAAGTATATGGCCTGCTGTCTCCTGTACCGGGGTGATGTCGTCCCCAAGGATGTCAATGCTGCCATCGCGCACATCAAGACCAAACGTTCTATCCAGTTCGTCGATTGGTGCCCCACTGGCTTCAAGGTCGGTATCAACTACCAACCACCTACAGTCGTACCCGGTGGCGACTTGGCCAAGGTGCAACGTGCCGTCTGCATGTTGAGCAACACCACAGCCATTGCTGAAGCCTGGGCCCGTCTCGACCACAAGTTCGATCTGATGTACGCCAAGCGTGCCTTCGTCCATTGGTACGTCGGAGAGGGTATGGAGGAAGGAGAGTTCTCTGAGGCTCGTGAGGATCTGGCTGCTCTCGAGAAGGACTACGAAGAAGTTGGTGTTGACTCTGTCGACGATGACGCAGCCGACGAAGATGACCAAGACGAGTACTAA
- the LOC135153974 gene encoding uncharacterized protein LOC135153974 has product MKVGNPRECISVHVGQAGCQIGNACWELYCLEHGIQPDGYLPNGKDSSSSSRSTDEAFNTFFSETGSGKHVPRAIFVDLEPTVIDEVRTGTYRQLFHPEQLITGKEDAANNYARGHYTVGKEIVDQVLDKIRKLVVY; this is encoded by the exons ATGAAAGTTGGAAATccg CGCGAATGTATCTCTGTCCACGTTGGCCAAGCCGGATGTCAGATTGGCAATGCATGCTGGGAATTGTACTGTCTGGAGCACGGCATCCAGCCTGATGGATATCTTCCAAATGGGAAagactcctcctcctcctcaagGTCGACCGATGAGGCCTTCAACACCTTCTTCAGCGAGACAGGATCAGGAAAGCATGTTCCTCGTGCCATCTTCGTCGATCTCGAGCCGACCGTCATCG ACGAGGTTCGAACCGGTACCTACCGTCAGCTCTTCCACCCCGAGCAGCTGATCACCGGCAAGGAGGATGCTGCCAACAACTACGCCCGTGGTCACTACACCGTCGGCAAGGAGATCGTAGACCAGGTCTTGGATAAGATCAGGAAATTG GTAGTTTACTAG